One window of Phocoena phocoena chromosome 13, mPhoPho1.1, whole genome shotgun sequence genomic DNA carries:
- the GLTP gene encoding glycolipid transfer protein isoform X2 codes for MALLAEHLLKPLPADKQIETGPFLEAVSHLPPFFDCLGSPVFTPIKVDISGNITKIKAVYDTDPAKFRTLQNILEVEKEMYGAEWPKVGATLALMWLKRGLRFIQVFLQSICDGERDENHPSLVRVNATKAYEMALKKYHGWIVQKIFQHCARPPISPTSSKHSPRART; via the exons ATGGCGCTGCTGGCGGAGCACCTGCTGAAGCCGCTGCCCGCGGACAAGCAGATCGAGACGGGGCCCTTCTTGGAGGCGGTGTCCCACCTGCCGCCCTTCTTCG ATTGCCTCGGCTCCCCAGTGTTTACTCCCATCAAGGTGGACATAAGTGGCAACATCACA AAAATCAAAGCTGTGTATGACACCGACCCGGCCAAGTTCCGGACCCTGCAGAACATCCTGGAGGTGGAGAAGGAAATGTATGGAGCAGAGTGGCCCAAAGTGGGGGCCACGCTGGCGCTGATGTGGCTGAAGAG AGGCCTGCGCTTCATCCAAGTGTTCCTCCAGAGCATCTGCGACGGCGAACGCGATGAGAACCACCCCAGCCTCGTCCGCGTCAACGCCACCAAGGCCTACGAGATGGCACTCAAGAAGTACCACGGCTGGATCGTGCAGAAGATCTTCCAG CACTGTGCGCGGCCCCCTATAAGTCCGACCTCCTCAAAGCACTCTCCAAGGGCCAGAACGTGA
- the GLTP gene encoding glycolipid transfer protein isoform X1 translates to MALLAEHLLKPLPADKQIETGPFLEAVSHLPPFFDCLGSPVFTPIKVDISGNITKIKAVYDTDPAKFRTLQNILEVEKEMYGAEWPKVGATLALMWLKRGLRFIQVFLQSICDGERDENHPSLVRVNATKAYEMALKKYHGWIVQKIFQAALCAAPYKSDLLKALSKGQNVTEEECLEKIRLFLVNYTATIDVIYEMYTKMNAELNYKV, encoded by the exons ATGGCGCTGCTGGCGGAGCACCTGCTGAAGCCGCTGCCCGCGGACAAGCAGATCGAGACGGGGCCCTTCTTGGAGGCGGTGTCCCACCTGCCGCCCTTCTTCG ATTGCCTCGGCTCCCCAGTGTTTACTCCCATCAAGGTGGACATAAGTGGCAACATCACA AAAATCAAAGCTGTGTATGACACCGACCCGGCCAAGTTCCGGACCCTGCAGAACATCCTGGAGGTGGAGAAGGAAATGTATGGAGCAGAGTGGCCCAAAGTGGGGGCCACGCTGGCGCTGATGTGGCTGAAGAG AGGCCTGCGCTTCATCCAAGTGTTCCTCCAGAGCATCTGCGACGGCGAACGCGATGAGAACCACCCCAGCCTCGTCCGCGTCAACGCCACCAAGGCCTACGAGATGGCACTCAAGAAGTACCACGGCTGGATCGTGCAGAAGATCTTCCAG GCAGCACTGTGCGCGGCCCCCTATAAGTCCGACCTCCTCAAAGCACTCTCCAAGGGCCAGAACGTGACGGAAGAGGAATGCCTGGAGAAGATCCGCCTCTTCCTGGTCAACTACACGGCCACCATCGACGTCATCTACGAGATGTACACCAAGATGAATGCTGAGCTCAACTACAAGGTGTAG